From a region of the Ruminococcaceae bacterium KH2T8 genome:
- a CDS encoding tRNA threonylcarbamoyl adenosine modification protein, Sua5/YciO/YrdC/YwlC family, with protein sequence MNTKLIKGNDTEGIKDAARALREGEVVAFPTETVYGLGADARSADSVKKIFEAKGRPSDNPLIVHIYDKAQIGEIAAEVTPLAQKLVDSFMPGPITVIMKKKEAIPSEVTAGLDTVGIRMPVDKVCAEFLRECGVPVAAPSANLSGSPSPTSARHVMDDMDGRIYAVIDGGSSNVGLESTVVDATGEVPVILRPGAVTKEMIDRACGTDTLYGGKSSDDIAPMSPGMKYRHYAPHADVEIMPLTEEQLNAETVTVPEATEEGKDPIRDLADEQKKILFDLASPYILKCREILDKNPAARIGIYAGREAEEILLRADDEVLKSHIWIYPYGDMCDPVAASHGLFAGLRHLDLQGVNVILATGFPEDGIGKAYMNRLNKSAGKSGETTESIRENMEQHRDRKVDDQDFKDIYTASVLFVCDDNKTLSPACECIMRQLFEDNAPYCSEFDIGIGVEPYCESAGIYAVDDETVDPKMAETVAEEIGRRIDHYRTTRACASVYDDNDLILTLRDEQAFEIADAFPEMCERVFSISSYAAAKGLVIKDEQGRIVSVSIPDPKGENKETYVHTVRALKAWLEILFPYILKDLGAEKF encoded by the coding sequence ATGAATACAAAGCTCATAAAAGGAAACGATACTGAAGGTATAAAGGATGCTGCCAGGGCGCTAAGGGAAGGCGAAGTAGTCGCATTCCCGACCGAGACCGTTTACGGGCTCGGCGCGGACGCGAGATCGGCAGATTCCGTTAAGAAGATATTCGAGGCCAAGGGCAGACCTTCCGATAACCCGCTTATCGTGCATATATACGACAAGGCGCAGATCGGGGAGATCGCGGCCGAGGTTACGCCCCTCGCGCAAAAGCTGGTCGACAGCTTTATGCCCGGTCCCATCACGGTCATAATGAAGAAGAAGGAGGCGATCCCCTCGGAGGTGACGGCGGGACTTGATACCGTAGGTATCAGGATGCCCGTGGACAAAGTGTGCGCGGAGTTCCTTCGTGAGTGCGGCGTACCTGTAGCGGCGCCGTCGGCTAACCTGTCGGGCAGCCCTTCGCCCACGAGCGCAAGGCATGTCATGGATGATATGGACGGCAGGATCTATGCCGTTATCGACGGCGGGTCGTCGAACGTGGGGCTCGAGTCCACGGTCGTTGACGCGACGGGCGAAGTCCCGGTCATCTTAAGACCCGGTGCTGTCACCAAGGAGATGATCGACAGAGCCTGTGGTACGGATACCTTATACGGCGGAAAGAGCAGCGATGATATAGCTCCCATGTCCCCCGGAATGAAGTACAGACACTATGCTCCCCATGCGGATGTAGAGATCATGCCTTTGACCGAAGAGCAGCTTAATGCCGAGACGGTAACAGTCCCCGAGGCAACAGAAGAAGGAAAGGACCCCATAAGGGACCTTGCAGACGAGCAGAAGAAGATCCTCTTTGATCTTGCATCTCCTTATATCCTGAAGTGCAGGGAGATCCTCGATAAGAACCCCGCCGCAAGGATCGGTATCTACGCAGGCCGCGAGGCTGAGGAGATCCTCCTTAGAGCTGACGATGAAGTATTAAAGTCTCATATCTGGATCTACCCTTACGGCGATATGTGTGATCCCGTTGCGGCATCCCACGGCCTCTTTGCAGGTCTTCGCCACCTTGATCTTCAGGGTGTGAACGTGATACTGGCTACGGGCTTTCCCGAGGACGGAATCGGTAAGGCCTACATGAACAGGCTCAATAAGTCCGCCGGAAAGAGCGGCGAGACGACCGAGAGCATCAGGGAGAATATGGAGCAGCATCGTGACAGGAAGGTCGACGATCAGGACTTTAAGGATATCTATACCGCATCCGTCCTTTTTGTCTGCGACGACAATAAGACCTTGAGCCCCGCGTGCGAATGCATAATGAGGCAACTCTTTGAAGATAATGCACCTTACTGCAGCGAGTTCGATATCGGTATCGGCGTCGAACCTTACTGTGAGTCCGCAGGTATATACGCGGTCGACGATGAGACGGTAGATCCCAAGATGGCAGAGACCGTAGCCGAGGAGATCGGCAGGAGGATCGACCACTACAGGACGACAAGAGCATGCGCATCCGTCTACGACGATAACGACCTGATCCTTACGCTTCGCGACGAGCAGGCGTTTGAGATCGCGGATGCTTTCCCCGAGATGTGCGAAAGAGTATTCTCGATCTCGTCTTATGCGGCAGCCAAGGGTCTCGTCATTAAGGACGAGCAGGGCAGGATCGTATCCGTATCGATCCCCGATCCCAAGGGCGAGAATAAGGAGACATATGTCCATACCGTAAGAGCGCTCAAAGCCTGGCTCGAGATATTGTTCCCTTACATCCTCAAGGACCTCGGCGCAGAGAAATTTTAA
- a CDS encoding bacterial peptide chain release factor 1 (bRF-1) — protein MKPDQHKTDSIKARYDELIAAMSDPAVVADNERYMNMSRELGELTEKVETIKAWEKACEDEREALELLELGDSEMHELASEQLDQAKRERTEAEEKLLVLLSERDPRDERSVIIEIRAGAGGEEAALFADTLFKMYKGYAMRMGYTADVVDYNDTELGGYKELVFEIEGKGAYSRFKFESGVHRVQRVPVTESGGRVHTSTATVAVLPQAEASDVVIDPKDLRIDRYRASGAGGQHVNRTDSAIRITHIPTGIVVQCQDERSQYKNKDKAMAVLQSRLWEMTRGAEKDALDSERRSQVGTGDRSERIRTYNYHQGRVTDHRIGLTLYKLEEILAGDLDEIIDALIIDAASKKAGSEEV, from the coding sequence ATGAAGCCCGATCAGCATAAGACAGATTCGATAAAAGCAAGATACGACGAGCTCATCGCCGCGATGTCTGATCCCGCGGTAGTAGCCGATAATGAGCGCTACATGAATATGAGCCGCGAGCTTGGTGAACTCACCGAGAAGGTCGAGACGATAAAGGCCTGGGAGAAGGCATGTGAGGACGAAAGGGAGGCGCTTGAACTTTTGGAGCTCGGCGACTCAGAGATGCATGAACTTGCATCCGAGCAGCTCGATCAGGCAAAGCGCGAGAGAACAGAAGCGGAGGAAAAGCTCCTGGTGCTCTTAAGCGAGCGCGACCCGAGGGACGAAAGATCGGTAATCATTGAGATCAGAGCGGGAGCAGGCGGAGAAGAAGCCGCGCTCTTTGCGGATACGCTCTTTAAGATGTATAAGGGTTATGCGATGCGCATGGGCTATACGGCCGATGTCGTCGACTATAACGATACGGAGCTCGGCGGCTATAAGGAGCTCGTATTCGAGATAGAAGGAAAAGGCGCTTACAGCAGGTTCAAGTTCGAAAGCGGTGTCCACAGGGTACAAAGAGTCCCCGTGACGGAGTCGGGCGGGCGCGTCCACACTTCGACGGCGACCGTCGCCGTGCTGCCGCAGGCTGAAGCTTCGGACGTAGTCATAGACCCGAAGGACCTTCGTATCGACAGATACCGTGCATCGGGTGCGGGCGGTCAGCACGTCAACAGGACCGACTCGGCGATAAGGATCACGCATATACCGACGGGTATCGTCGTACAGTGTCAGGACGAGAGGTCGCAGTACAAGAACAAGGACAAGGCGATGGCGGTCCTGCAGTCGCGCCTTTGGGAGATGACGAGGGGCGCCGAGAAGGACGCGCTCGACTCTGAGAGAAGATCTCAGGTAGGAACGGGTGACAGATCCGAGAGGATCAGAACATATAATTATCATCAGGGAAGAGTGACCGATCACAGGATCGGACTTACTCTTTATAAGCTCGAGGAGATCCTGGCGGGTGACCTCGATGAGATAATAGATGCACTTATAATCGATGCGGCTTCAAAGAAAGCAGGTTCGGAGGAAGTATGA
- a CDS encoding SseB protein C-terminal domain-containing protein encodes MADIFFDGELHNDKLKELMGKMHKMKSEQLMLDVLSEAARSSFLVPVTGEVGSMSFHAVSDEQARRFLAVYSDSDDFKKFTKDPNVKAVEAKFEDLLECVLAPDLRLDGMVVNPGSEEVIFGSEMLKMINDQIHSPSDVKVGEPDHYPPELEDKARAFLEDDKRVKAIYVRLFVKKDDESTGWIFVLDADCSKDEIVYICDTFNRYIKPYTDSQPSITVPITEDYAQAAIKGINPLVKRKGD; translated from the coding sequence ATGGCAGATATATTCTTTGACGGAGAACTTCATAACGATAAGCTCAAGGAACTGATGGGCAAGATGCATAAGATGAAGTCGGAGCAGCTGATGCTCGACGTCTTATCCGAGGCTGCAAGATCGAGTTTTCTTGTCCCCGTTACGGGTGAAGTCGGAAGCATGTCTTTTCATGCCGTAAGCGATGAGCAGGCGAGAAGATTCCTGGCTGTATATTCCGACAGCGACGACTTTAAGAAGTTCACGAAAGATCCGAACGTCAAGGCGGTCGAAGCAAAGTTCGAGGACCTTCTGGAGTGCGTGCTCGCTCCTGATCTAAGGCTTGACGGAATGGTAGTAAATCCCGGCTCCGAGGAAGTTATCTTCGGCTCCGAGATGCTCAAGATGATAAATGACCAGATACATTCTCCATCGGACGTAAAGGTCGGCGAGCCCGATCACTATCCGCCCGAGCTCGAGGATAAGGCGCGCGCATTTCTCGAGGACGACAAGAGGGTAAAAGCTATCTACGTCAGGCTCTTTGTAAAGAAGGATGACGAGTCCACCGGATGGATCTTCGTTCTCGATGCCGACTGCAGCAAGGATGAGATCGTCTATATCTGCGATACCTTTAACAGATACATCAAGCCCTATACGGATTCACAGCCGTCGATCACCGTCCCGATCACCGAGGACTATGCTCAGGCTGCGATCAAGGGTATCAACCCGCTCGTTAAGCGCAAGGGAGACTAA
- a CDS encoding glycerol kinase — translation MDDYILSVDQGTTSTKAFLLDKKGELIPSKSQPIRQYYPEPGFVEHDAEEIFTSVLKCMADLLIEHPLAMGNIDSIAITNQRETTIAFEKGSGRPLYHAIVWQCRRTTDICRREVLKGHESYITAKTGLKLDPYFSATKMRWILENVPGTEKAALSGELLFGTVDSFLVYRLTGGKSFATDYSNCSRTMLFDITELKYDKGLLDLFAIPKNCLAEPLPSCSDFGEISLDKDELIRSGFTREEADALTALNGVHIRGVAGDQAAALFGQNCFNEGDTKTTYGTGCFTLMNIGEKPVISSNGLLTSAAWSIDGKTTYALEGSVFQGGSVISWLKDEMRLIDKPSDCDDVCNSLEDNGGVYLVPAFTGLGAPYWDPDMRGVITGLTRGSGRNHIVRAGVESIAYQVTELVDLMMSDTGIVSTHMKVDGGVCASEFLMQLQADLLGVTITRARSDEMTAMGVGLLSGLATGFFTSLEEIKGLYYSSKTYSPLRSSKQARALLAEYKKAVRASQAQAADER, via the coding sequence ATGGATGATTACATACTGTCCGTCGATCAGGGTACGACATCTACGAAAGCTTTCCTCTTGGATAAGAAGGGAGAGCTCATTCCGTCAAAGTCTCAGCCGATCAGGCAGTACTATCCCGAGCCCGGGTTCGTCGAGCACGACGCGGAGGAGATCTTTACTTCCGTCTTAAAGTGCATGGCGGATCTTCTTATCGAGCACCCGCTGGCCATGGGGAATATCGACAGCATCGCGATCACGAATCAAAGGGAGACGACGATCGCTTTCGAGAAGGGAAGCGGCAGGCCTCTTTATCACGCGATCGTATGGCAGTGCAGGCGAACGACCGATATCTGCAGGCGCGAGGTCCTTAAAGGTCACGAGTCGTATATCACGGCAAAGACGGGGCTGAAGCTCGACCCTTATTTCTCGGCGACGAAGATGCGCTGGATCCTCGAAAATGTCCCCGGGACCGAGAAGGCTGCGCTGTCGGGCGAGCTCTTATTCGGTACGGTCGACTCATTCCTCGTATATCGCTTGACAGGCGGTAAGAGCTTTGCGACAGATTACTCGAACTGCTCGAGGACGATGCTCTTTGATATCACGGAGCTCAAGTACGACAAGGGGCTCTTGGATCTCTTTGCGATCCCGAAGAACTGCCTTGCCGAGCCGCTGCCGTCGTGTTCCGATTTCGGTGAGATAAGCCTTGATAAGGACGAGCTCATCAGATCGGGATTTACACGCGAGGAAGCGGATGCTCTGACGGCATTAAACGGCGTTCACATAAGAGGCGTCGCGGGAGATCAGGCAGCTGCGCTCTTCGGTCAGAACTGCTTTAACGAGGGAGATACGAAGACGACTTACGGCACGGGCTGCTTTACATTGATGAACATCGGCGAGAAGCCCGTTATATCAAGCAACGGACTTCTGACGTCCGCCGCGTGGTCCATTGACGGCAAGACGACATATGCGCTCGAAGGAAGCGTCTTCCAGGGCGGGTCGGTCATAAGCTGGCTCAAGGACGAGATGAGGCTCATCGATAAGCCTTCCGACTGCGATGATGTCTGCAATTCCCTCGAGGATAACGGCGGAGTCTATCTGGTTCCGGCCTTTACGGGCCTTGGCGCACCGTACTGGGATCCCGATATGAGAGGCGTGATAACGGGCCTTACGAGAGGCTCGGGACGAAATCACATAGTAAGAGCGGGAGTCGAGTCGATCGCATATCAGGTAACCGAGCTCGTAGATCTCATGATGAGCGACACGGGTATAGTCTCAACTCACATGAAGGTCGACGGCGGCGTATGTGCCAGCGAATTCCTGATGCAGCTTCAGGCGGATCTTCTCGGAGTAACGATCACGAGAGCAAGATCTGACGAGATGACCGCGATGGGCGTGGGGCTTCTGTCGGGACTTGCCACGGGATTTTTCACTTCACTTGAAGAGATAAAAGGGTTATATTACTCCAGCAAGACTTATTCGCCTTTAAGGTCCTCGAAACAGGCCAGGGCGCTTCTTGCGGAATATAAGAAAGCGGTCAGGGCGTCACAGGCCCAAGCCGCGGATGAAAGGTGA
- a CDS encoding 4-alpha-glucanotransferase — translation MERGGGVLMHIASLPGPFGIGVFGEEAVAFSRQLKEEGMKYWQVLPFSYPGSGDSPYQSFSAFAGNWLFIDPRRLMKKGLLNAGEVVAQEYNVNKWRIDYDYLRVEREKMLRLAFSRVDDNLKAEVNKFLDENKWARDVAAYQTAKDMYWQRAWWQWDDQDLKDYKKEAVEKLKDDPNYLFHAFVQYLFTTEWQEIKAEINNNGIKIIGDMPIYVSCDSADVWAGREMFKMAKPGKKIKKKDEDDEIPETAYIFEKVAGVPPDYFCEDGQLWGNPIYDWEKHKKTKYAWWMSRIEENYKLYDILRIDHFRAFSSYWEVPSESKTARVGEWVKGPGLEFFDVLNKKFGDSSRLIAEDLGEKTPDLDAFMEASGLPGMRVMQFGFNPWEDSGYLPHNYPKNSVAYTGTHDNNTMLGWLWEAKEDERAECLKYCGFEGNNWGDGGTRSGSIRAIIKTLWMSHADCTIIPIQDQLGYGGDTRINIPGTATGNWQVRFSKEDLDGIDVEWYRNLNRLYRR, via the coding sequence ATGGAGCGTGGAGGAGGAGTGCTGATGCATATCGCATCGCTGCCCGGACCGTTCGGTATCGGAGTCTTTGGCGAAGAGGCGGTAGCTTTCAGCAGACAGCTTAAGGAAGAGGGAATGAAGTACTGGCAGGTGTTGCCTTTCTCGTACCCGGGGTCCGGAGATTCGCCGTATCAGAGCTTTTCGGCTTTTGCCGGCAACTGGCTCTTTATCGATCCCAGAAGGCTTATGAAGAAGGGACTTCTTAATGCCGGTGAGGTCGTAGCTCAGGAATATAACGTCAATAAGTGGAGGATCGATTACGATTACCTCCGCGTGGAGAGGGAGAAGATGCTCCGCCTCGCGTTCTCAAGGGTGGACGACAATCTCAAGGCTGAGGTAAATAAGTTCCTCGACGAGAATAAGTGGGCAAGAGACGTCGCAGCTTACCAGACTGCCAAGGATATGTACTGGCAGCGCGCATGGTGGCAGTGGGACGATCAGGACCTCAAAGACTACAAGAAAGAAGCAGTCGAGAAGCTTAAGGACGATCCCAATTACCTGTTCCACGCTTTTGTGCAGTATCTCTTTACTACCGAGTGGCAGGAGATAAAGGCCGAGATCAACAATAACGGCATAAAGATCATAGGTGACATGCCTATCTACGTTTCGTGCGATTCGGCTGACGTATGGGCCGGCCGCGAGATGTTCAAGATGGCAAAGCCCGGCAAGAAGATAAAGAAGAAGGACGAGGACGATGAGATCCCCGAGACCGCTTATATCTTCGAGAAAGTAGCGGGCGTACCTCCCGATTATTTCTGTGAGGACGGTCAGCTCTGGGGCAATCCCATCTACGACTGGGAGAAGCACAAGAAGACAAAGTATGCATGGTGGATGAGCAGGATCGAGGAGAACTACAAACTCTACGATATCTTAAGGATCGACCACTTCAGGGCATTCAGCTCCTACTGGGAGGTTCCTTCCGAGTCAAAGACCGCAAGGGTCGGCGAGTGGGTAAAGGGCCCGGGACTTGAGTTCTTCGATGTCCTTAATAAGAAGTTCGGAGACAGCAGCAGGCTCATAGCCGAGGACCTCGGAGAGAAGACTCCCGATCTCGATGCCTTTATGGAGGCGAGCGGACTTCCCGGCATGAGGGTCATGCAGTTCGGCTTTAATCCCTGGGAAGACAGCGGATATCTGCCGCATAACTACCCGAAGAACTCCGTTGCCTACACGGGCACGCACGACAACAATACGATGCTCGGTTGGCTGTGGGAAGCTAAGGAAGACGAGAGAGCCGAGTGCCTCAAGTACTGCGGTTTTGAAGGCAATAACTGGGGTGACGGCGGCACGAGGAGCGGCTCCATAAGGGCGATAATCAAGACACTTTGGATGAGCCACGCCGACTGCACGATCATACCGATCCAGGATCAGCTCGGTTACGGCGGCGACACGAGGATCAATATCCCCGGAACCGCTACCGGCAACTGGCAGGTAAGGTTCTCGAAGGAGGATCTGGACGGCATCGATGTCGAGTGGTACAGGAACCTCAACAGGCTCTACAGAAGATAA
- a CDS encoding bacterial peptide chain release factor 3 (bRF-3) — MNYSTEEEIKRRRTFAIISHPDAGKTTMTEKLLLYGGAIHMAGSVKARKAARHATSDWMEIEKQRGISVTSSVMQFNYDGYCINILDTPGHQDFSEDTYRTLCAADAAVMLLDGAKGVEAQTIKLFHVCRNRGVPIFTFINKMDRAAKNPFDLIDELEKVLGIRSTPVNWPIGTDGDFEGVFERQSGEVLLFDSSNQDHGASMVKQAVAGIDDPKLKELMSPVHYETLRNDIELLDMAGDEFDLEKILAGQLTPVFFGSAITNFGVETFLKHFLEIAPMPQPHHVSDEIAVVEPTDEMFSGFVFKIQANMDPNHRDRMAFMRICSGKYEKNMSVNHMRLGKKITLAQPQQFMAQDRNIVEDAYAGDIIGVFDPGHFRIGDTLISSNRKFEFDPIPVFPPENFAKVQPKDSMKRKQFLKGIEQLSEEGAVQLYKQPDIGTETYIMGVVGILQFDVLEYRLKGEYGVDILRTPLNYRLARWVKSDADPAFDYHDLTLTSTSMLVLDRDDEPVVLFESDWAVDWAVDHNEALKLRFEDIHSK; from the coding sequence ATGAATTATTCTACAGAGGAAGAGATCAAGAGAAGACGTACTTTCGCTATCATATCTCACCCCGATGCCGGTAAGACGACCATGACCGAGAAGCTCCTTCTCTACGGAGGCGCTATCCATATGGCAGGTTCCGTCAAGGCTCGAAAGGCTGCACGCCACGCCACATCCGACTGGATGGAGATCGAGAAGCAGAGAGGTATCTCCGTAACATCTTCGGTAATGCAGTTCAACTACGACGGCTACTGCATCAATATCCTCGATACCCCCGGTCACCAGGACTTCTCCGAGGACACATACCGTACGCTCTGCGCGGCCGATGCGGCAGTCATGCTCCTCGACGGCGCGAAGGGTGTCGAGGCACAGACCATCAAGCTCTTCCACGTATGCCGTAACAGAGGCGTGCCGATCTTCACGTTCATCAACAAGATGGACCGTGCGGCAAAGAATCCTTTCGATCTTATCGACGAGCTCGAGAAGGTCCTCGGCATCCGCTCCACTCCCGTCAACTGGCCTATCGGTACGGACGGTGACTTCGAGGGCGTATTCGAAAGGCAGTCAGGCGAGGTCCTCCTCTTCGACTCCTCTAATCAGGACCACGGTGCATCCATGGTAAAGCAGGCAGTCGCAGGTATCGACGACCCCAAGCTCAAGGAACTCATGAGCCCCGTTCACTACGAGACTCTCCGTAACGATATCGAGCTCCTTGACATGGCAGGCGACGAATTCGACCTTGAGAAGATCCTCGCAGGTCAGCTCACACCCGTATTCTTCGGATCCGCGATCACGAACTTCGGTGTCGAGACATTCCTCAAGCACTTCCTCGAGATCGCTCCCATGCCTCAGCCTCACCACGTATCCGACGAGATCGCGGTAGTTGAGCCCACGGACGAGATGTTCTCCGGATTCGTATTCAAGATCCAGGCTAACATGGATCCCAACCACAGAGACCGCATGGCTTTCATGAGGATCTGCTCCGGTAAATATGAGAAGAATATGTCCGTTAACCACATGAGACTCGGCAAGAAGATCACTCTCGCCCAGCCCCAGCAGTTCATGGCACAGGACAGAAATATAGTAGAAGACGCATATGCGGGCGACATCATCGGTGTATTCGATCCCGGTCACTTCCGTATCGGCGATACGCTCATCTCCTCGAACCGCAAGTTCGAGTTCGACCCGATCCCCGTCTTCCCTCCCGAGAACTTCGCGAAGGTCCAGCCCAAGGACTCCATGAAGCGAAAGCAGTTCCTCAAGGGTATCGAGCAGCTCTCCGAGGAAGGTGCCGTTCAGCTCTATAAGCAGCCTGACATCGGTACCGAGACATACATCATGGGCGTTGTCGGTATCCTCCAGTTCGACGTCCTCGAGTACCGCCTCAAGGGTGAGTACGGCGTAGATATCTTAAGGACACCCCTTAACTACCGCCTCGCAAGGTGGGTCAAGAGCGACGCGGATCCCGCCTTCGACTACCACGACCTGACGCTGACATCGACATCGATGCTCGTCCTCGATCGTGACGACGAACCGGTGGTCCTCTTCGAGTCCGACTGGGCCGTCGACTGGGCCGTCGACCACAACGAAGCACTAAAGCTCAGGTTCGAGGATATCCACAGTAAGTAA
- a CDS encoding alanine or glycine:cation symporter, AGCS family has protein sequence MDTFIGKLTEINDVINEFVWVKIGIILLIGTGILMTVLTKFFQVTHFKHWWKKTIGSLMDKKVISHTNDRASISQFQALCTALAATVGVGNIAGVSAAIMTGGPGAVFWMWIAAFFGMMTNYSENILGIYFRRKNHEGEWSGGAMYYLQDGLGSYPGMKVVGKVLAVIFAICAMLASFGIGNMGQVNKIVINFTSAFDIKGLSSQVLYTSGDSSVNLYMLIVGVVLMVLVGFVVLGGLQRIAVVAEKIVPFMVVLFVLGSVTIIVANFKGILPAFGAIFSMAFTKQAAWGGATGVAFKTIITQGCKRGVFSNEAGLGSSVMVHSNSNVKEPVKQGLWGIFEVFADTIIVCSMTALTILTSGVIDLKTGATDTASDATLVAEAFNTLYKVGGFEIGRYFIALAILVFAFTTILGWSHYGSKAVEYLAGSKAPVATKIYKAIFVVMILSGALMTSSIAWDISDTFNGLMMIPNLIGVIAMSPVVMKLTSNYVDRRLHGKKIDPMLSYDPKIQAEEAKAIEETGED, from the coding sequence ATGGACACATTTATTGGAAAGCTCACCGAGATCAATGACGTGATCAACGAGTTCGTGTGGGTAAAGATAGGAATCATCCTTCTTATCGGCACCGGTATCCTTATGACGGTGCTCACAAAGTTCTTTCAGGTAACACATTTTAAGCACTGGTGGAAGAAGACGATCGGAAGTCTCATGGACAAGAAGGTCATCTCCCACACTAATGACAGGGCATCCATCTCGCAGTTCCAGGCCCTCTGTACGGCTCTTGCCGCGACGGTCGGCGTAGGTAACATAGCAGGTGTATCGGCAGCGATCATGACGGGCGGCCCCGGTGCCGTTTTCTGGATGTGGATCGCAGCCTTCTTCGGCATGATGACCAACTATTCCGAGAATATCCTCGGCATCTACTTCAGACGTAAGAACCACGAAGGCGAATGGTCGGGCGGCGCGATGTACTATCTTCAGGACGGTCTCGGAAGTTACCCCGGCATGAAGGTCGTAGGTAAGGTGCTCGCAGTCATCTTCGCGATCTGCGCAATGCTCGCATCCTTCGGTATCGGTAACATGGGCCAGGTCAACAAGATCGTTATCAACTTTACGTCCGCTTTCGACATCAAGGGACTTTCGTCTCAGGTGCTCTATACTTCGGGTGACTCGTCAGTCAACCTCTACATGCTGATCGTAGGCGTCGTTCTGATGGTCCTCGTCGGCTTCGTAGTATTGGGCGGTCTTCAGAGGATCGCGGTAGTAGCCGAGAAGATCGTGCCTTTCATGGTAGTTCTCTTTGTTCTGGGCTCAGTTACGATCATCGTCGCTAACTTTAAGGGCATACTTCCCGCTTTCGGCGCTATCTTCTCGATGGCTTTCACAAAGCAGGCTGCATGGGGCGGCGCGACGGGTGTCGCTTTCAAGACGATCATCACTCAGGGCTGTAAGCGCGGCGTCTTCTCGAACGAGGCAGGTCTTGGTTCGTCCGTAATGGTACACAGTAACTCGAACGTCAAGGAGCCCGTAAAGCAGGGCCTCTGGGGTATCTTCGAGGTATTCGCCGACACTATCATCGTCTGCTCGATGACGGCTCTTACGATCCTTACATCAGGCGTTATCGACTTAAAGACCGGCGCTACCGACACGGCATCCGACGCAACGCTCGTAGCCGAAGCTTTCAATACTCTTTATAAGGTCGGTGGCTTCGAGATCGGACGCTACTTCATCGCGCTCGCCATCCTGGTATTCGCATTCACGACGATCCTCGGATGGTCGCACTATGGCTCGAAAGCAGTCGAGTACCTCGCAGGCTCAAAGGCTCCCGTTGCGACAAAGATCTACAAGGCGATATTCGTCGTAATGATCCTCTCGGGCGCGCTCATGACATCATCTATCGCTTGGGATATCTCCGATACCTTCAACGGTCTCATGATGATCCCCAACCTTATCGGTGTCATCGCCATGAGCCCCGTCGTCATGAAGCTCACATCCAACTACGTCGATCGCCGTCTACATGGCAAGAAGATCGACCCGATGCTCTCCTATGACCCCAAGATCCAGGCTGAAGAAGCCAAGGCGATCGAGGAGACGGGAGAAGACTGA